The proteins below come from a single uncultured Dethiosulfovibrio sp. genomic window:
- a CDS encoding TRAP transporter large permease — MTGFLGATFAILIVVGMPIGFVLGVAALLGMEHMGGGAILNLVPQRYFAGVDMFTLMAMPFFILAGEIMNKTGITQRLVKFSNILVGHLQGGLAHANIVASIFFAGITGAAVSDTAAIGSMLIPAMVDEGYDKDFSAAITAASSIIGPTIPPSNIMVIYGAFMQVSIAGLFMTGLVPGLLLGVALMIMTARISKKRGYPVGEKRATFKEMVIGLKDATVALLMPLIILGGILSGMFTPTEAAAVAVAYAMVLGFFVYRNLTLKELLPIFLKMARTTGVVFLVIAAASILGWVLTMEQIPMKVANFMLSISDNRYIIMGLILIMLMVVGMFMDIAAALIILGPILHPLAVQLGYHPLHFGIIMVLALNIALMTPPVGACLFVACGISKLSLEQISKEIWPFIIVEVMVLLLITFVPAIPLALPKAMGLLG, encoded by the coding sequence ATGACCGGATTTTTGGGAGCGACCTTCGCCATACTCATAGTCGTCGGGATGCCCATAGGCTTTGTCCTCGGAGTGGCAGCTCTGTTGGGAATGGAGCATATGGGAGGGGGGGCCATTCTAAACCTGGTCCCTCAGAGATACTTCGCAGGGGTGGATATGTTCACACTGATGGCTATGCCCTTTTTCATCCTCGCAGGGGAGATAATGAACAAAACGGGTATAACTCAGAGGTTGGTTAAATTCAGCAATATATTGGTTGGACACCTACAGGGAGGGCTGGCCCACGCCAACATAGTGGCCTCCATTTTCTTCGCCGGAATCACCGGGGCGGCTGTCAGCGACACCGCAGCCATAGGCTCTATGCTCATACCGGCCATGGTGGACGAGGGCTACGACAAAGACTTCTCCGCCGCCATAACCGCAGCTTCATCTATCATCGGGCCCACCATTCCGCCGTCGAACATAATGGTCATATACGGGGCTTTCATGCAGGTTTCCATCGCGGGGCTCTTCATGACGGGGCTGGTGCCGGGACTTCTCCTCGGAGTGGCCCTCATGATAATGACCGCTCGGATATCGAAGAAAAGAGGTTACCCCGTAGGAGAGAAGAGGGCGACCTTTAAGGAGATGGTTATAGGGCTGAAAGACGCTACCGTCGCTCTTCTGATGCCCCTTATCATCCTAGGGGGGATCCTCTCGGGGATGTTTACCCCCACAGAGGCGGCGGCTGTAGCGGTCGCTTATGCCATGGTGCTCGGCTTCTTCGTGTACAGGAACCTCACCCTCAAAGAGCTTCTGCCTATATTCCTGAAGATGGCCCGCACCACGGGGGTGGTGTTTTTAGTTATAGCGGCGGCCTCCATACTGGGATGGGTCCTGACCATGGAGCAGATACCTATGAAGGTGGCAAACTTCATGCTCAGCATCAGCGATAATCGCTACATAATCATGGGATTAATCTTGATTATGCTTATGGTGGTGGGGATGTTTATGGATATCGCTGCGGCCCTCATAATACTCGGGCCCATCCTTCACCCTCTGGCGGTGCAGTTAGGGTACCATCCCCTTCACTTCGGGATAATCATGGTGCTGGCGCTGAACATCGCCCTCATGACCCCTCCGGTGGGAGCCTGTCTCTTCGTGGCCTGTGGCATAAGCAAGCTGAGCCTTGAGCAGATAAGCAAGGAAATATGGCCCTTTATTATCGTCGAGGTGATGGTGCTTCTGCTCATTACCTTCGTTCCCGCCATTCCTCTCGCCCTTCCAAAGGCGATGGGGCTTTTAGGTTGA
- a CDS encoding D-aminoacylase — protein sequence MFDVIFNGSFIVDGLGSDPFRADVAVAGGRIEAIGHHLGPAKETVDLAGLHLVPGFVDIHGHSELRAMVDPGLSPKLLQGYTTELGGNCGVGLAPVRLEGRSDLAKEVSGILGLGPSDWPWSSFPELLDHLGSMDLGLDLGLLVPHGPLRRFVMGGRSSQSATTEDLRQMGLLLDQAMEAGAFGLSTGLFYDPCCYCDGRELEALFSVVAARGGLVSVHQRSEGDGILDSLDEILSPAERTGARLQISHLKIGGSRNAHKLEAVLDRIGAAIDSGVDVAFDQYPYSAGSTSLYSLLPPRWMGLDFSMLKRSLCDKVDRSIIKEEMENPDGWDGVHSLVGWGGIYLTSAQREEHQPYLGKSLEEIGGMRGEDPFDSFFYLLSEEGKALTMIDFITSDEMVEGIMAHPLQMFGTDGLYSPFPHPRTFGCSYRVLGDFVRGGKLSLSEAVNKLSSRPAARMGLIDRGTIQVGKKADLVALDMDAMANLADYGHPDRIGEGIPFVWVGGKLSVRDKVVVGEEGRLLRR from the coding sequence TTGTTTGACGTCATATTCAACGGTTCTTTTATCGTGGACGGCCTTGGCTCCGATCCTTTTCGTGCCGATGTCGCCGTTGCGGGAGGACGTATAGAGGCTATCGGCCACCATCTTGGCCCGGCAAAGGAGACAGTCGACCTGGCTGGTCTGCATCTGGTCCCTGGATTCGTCGATATCCACGGACACTCGGAGCTACGGGCTATGGTGGATCCTGGACTTTCCCCTAAGCTCCTTCAGGGGTACACCACCGAGCTTGGGGGTAACTGCGGTGTAGGGCTGGCCCCGGTTCGCCTCGAGGGAAGGAGTGATCTGGCTAAAGAGGTCTCTGGGATACTGGGCCTTGGACCTTCCGACTGGCCTTGGAGCTCTTTCCCAGAGCTTCTGGACCATCTGGGCTCGATGGACTTAGGCCTTGACCTGGGGCTTTTAGTCCCTCACGGTCCCCTGAGGCGTTTTGTCATGGGAGGTAGGTCCTCCCAGTCGGCCACGACTGAGGACCTACGCCAGATGGGGCTACTGCTTGATCAGGCCATGGAGGCCGGGGCATTTGGCCTCTCCACAGGGCTTTTTTACGACCCATGTTGTTACTGCGACGGCAGGGAGCTCGAGGCCCTTTTTTCCGTGGTGGCGGCCCGAGGAGGGCTGGTCTCGGTCCACCAGCGCAGCGAGGGTGACGGTATTCTCGATTCCCTCGATGAGATCCTGTCTCCCGCCGAGAGGACCGGAGCCAGGCTACAGATATCCCACCTTAAGATAGGGGGGAGCCGAAACGCTCACAAGCTGGAGGCGGTGTTGGACAGAATAGGAGCAGCGATCGACTCAGGTGTGGACGTCGCCTTCGACCAGTATCCCTACTCAGCAGGCTCCACGTCGCTGTACAGCTTGTTGCCTCCTAGATGGATGGGCCTTGACTTTAGCATGCTCAAGAGATCTCTCTGTGATAAAGTAGATAGATCTATCATAAAGGAGGAGATGGAGAATCCCGATGGCTGGGATGGGGTACACTCTCTGGTCGGTTGGGGGGGCATCTACCTGACCTCCGCCCAGAGGGAGGAACATCAGCCATACCTGGGTAAAAGCCTGGAGGAGATAGGCGGCATGAGAGGGGAGGACCCTTTCGACTCGTTCTTTTACCTCCTGTCGGAGGAGGGGAAGGCGTTGACCATGATTGACTTTATCACCTCCGACGAGATGGTGGAGGGGATCATGGCTCACCCGCTCCAGATGTTCGGGACCGACGGCCTTTACTCTCCCTTCCCTCATCCCAGGACCTTCGGCTGTTCCTACAGGGTCCTTGGGGACTTCGTGAGAGGCGGAAAGCTCTCCCTGTCGGAGGCGGTGAACAAACTATCCTCGAGGCCAGCGGCCAGAATGGGCCTTATCGATAGAGGAACCATCCAGGTCGGCAAAAAGGCGGACCTGGTGGCTCTGGACATGGATGCCATGGCTAACCTGGCGGACTACGGCCATCCCGACAGAATCGGGGAGGGCATACCTTTCGTCTGGGTAGGTGGAAAGCTGTCGGTCAGGGATAAGGTGGTCGTAGGGGAGGAAGGGCGGTTGTTAAGGAGGTGA
- a CDS encoding YgeY family selenium metabolism-linked hydrolase, whose amino-acid sequence MKIPFEQVLAKAEEYKEDMTRFLRDMIAIPSESCEEEGVINRIKQEMEKVGFDKVEIDPMGNVLGYVGHGKNLIAMDAHIDTVGIGEIKNWEFDPYKGMEEGDVIGGRGASDQEGGMAAMVYAGKIIKDLGLEDDYTLLVTGTVQEEDCDGLCWQYIIEEDGIRPEFVVSTEPTSCRIYRGQRGRMEIKVETRGISCHGSAPERGENAIYKMAPIITELRALHENLGDDEFLGKGSLTISQIFHKSPSRCAVADGCTISIDRRITWGETWEGALQEVRNLPAVKEAKAEVSLYTYERPSWTGLVYPTDCYFPAWKVEEDHPACQALIESYRHLFDKEPVVDKWTFSTNGVSIMGRHGIPVIGFGPGNEEEAHAPNEKTWKSHLVTCAAMYAVIPGLYVEGQK is encoded by the coding sequence ATGAAAATCCCTTTTGAGCAGGTTTTGGCAAAGGCGGAGGAGTACAAAGAGGACATGACCCGCTTCCTCAGGGACATGATAGCCATCCCCAGCGAGAGCTGCGAGGAGGAGGGCGTCATAAATAGGATCAAGCAGGAGATGGAGAAGGTCGGATTCGACAAGGTCGAGATAGACCCCATGGGCAACGTCCTTGGCTACGTAGGCCACGGCAAGAACCTTATCGCCATGGACGCCCACATCGATACCGTCGGCATAGGGGAGATAAAGAACTGGGAGTTTGACCCCTATAAAGGCATGGAGGAAGGGGACGTCATAGGGGGAAGGGGCGCCAGCGACCAAGAGGGCGGCATGGCGGCCATGGTCTACGCCGGAAAGATTATCAAGGACCTCGGCCTGGAGGACGACTACACTCTTTTGGTCACAGGAACGGTCCAGGAGGAGGACTGCGATGGCCTCTGCTGGCAGTACATCATCGAGGAGGACGGTATCCGCCCCGAGTTCGTCGTTAGCACCGAGCCCACAAGCTGCCGGATCTACCGGGGTCAGAGGGGCAGGATGGAGATAAAGGTGGAGACCAGGGGAATCAGCTGTCACGGCTCCGCCCCGGAAAGAGGGGAGAACGCCATCTACAAGATGGCCCCCATCATCACCGAGCTCAGGGCCCTCCACGAGAACCTTGGGGACGACGAGTTTTTGGGCAAAGGAAGCCTGACCATATCCCAGATCTTCCATAAATCGCCCTCCCGTTGCGCCGTTGCCGACGGATGCACCATCTCCATAGACCGTCGAATAACCTGGGGAGAGACCTGGGAGGGAGCCCTTCAGGAGGTCAGAAACCTCCCGGCAGTCAAGGAGGCCAAGGCAGAGGTGTCGCTCTATACCTACGAGAGGCCGTCCTGGACGGGGCTGGTCTACCCCACCGACTGCTACTTCCCTGCCTGGAAGGTCGAGGAGGATCACCCAGCCTGTCAGGCCCTTATAGAGAGCTACCGCCATCTGTTCGACAAGGAGCCCGTCGTCGATAAATGGACCTTCTCAACCAACGGGGTCTCCATAATGGGCAGACACGGCATCCCAGTTATCGGCTTCGGACCGGGCAACGAGGAGGAGGCCCACGCCCCCAACGAGAAGACCTGGAAGAGCCACCTTGTCACCTGTGCCGCCATGTACGCCGTCATCCCTGGGCTGTACGTGGAGGGACAGAAGTAG
- a CDS encoding DctP family TRAP transporter solute-binding subunit has protein sequence MNRKTMIVAMALVFALTTSAMAGQKVLKLAHLNPQQPFENATGAMAAVFKSMVEAGTNGSVQVTLFPAGQLGNERETMEQVKIGVVQSYISSAGGMAPFYPLYGVLDIPFAVPNYAVAWKVFDGSFGDYLKEDIRQATGFRVLGFGEAGGFFQLSNSKRPIETVEDMKGLKMRTMTLPTHQNLMKTYGAAATPIAWAEVYTALQTGVADGQHNPLPIVLLGKLFEVQKYLTLTNHIYSTYCWVMNDEFWNGLTDHEKDVINSSAMTAIVAGRGLNRIIEGSDKGLPTIIEKGMKVNTPAPEAMEKFRAMGKDSAMSFIKENFGDKGIEIADLYLKAIDEAVAEINPVN, from the coding sequence ATGAACCGTAAAACTATGATCGTCGCGATGGCACTGGTGTTTGCCCTTACGACCTCCGCTATGGCGGGACAAAAGGTGCTCAAACTGGCTCACCTGAACCCACAACAGCCCTTCGAGAACGCCACAGGGGCGATGGCGGCGGTCTTCAAGAGCATGGTGGAGGCCGGCACGAACGGATCGGTACAGGTCACCCTTTTCCCGGCGGGGCAGCTGGGCAACGAGAGGGAGACAATGGAGCAGGTCAAGATCGGCGTGGTTCAGAGCTATATATCCTCCGCCGGTGGAATGGCCCCCTTCTATCCCCTTTACGGAGTGCTGGACATACCCTTCGCCGTACCTAACTACGCGGTGGCCTGGAAAGTCTTCGACGGTTCCTTCGGCGATTACCTTAAAGAGGACATCCGCCAGGCTACGGGCTTCAGGGTGCTAGGATTCGGCGAGGCCGGTGGCTTCTTCCAGCTCTCCAACAGCAAAAGACCCATCGAGACCGTGGAGGACATGAAGGGCCTGAAGATGAGGACAATGACCCTTCCGACCCACCAGAACCTCATGAAGACCTACGGTGCCGCCGCCACCCCTATAGCCTGGGCTGAGGTCTACACCGCCCTCCAGACCGGCGTTGCCGACGGGCAGCACAACCCCCTTCCCATAGTGCTCCTCGGGAAGCTCTTTGAGGTTCAGAAGTACCTCACCCTCACCAACCACATCTACAGCACCTACTGCTGGGTGATGAACGACGAGTTCTGGAACGGTCTCACCGACCACGAGAAGGACGTTATAAACTCCTCCGCCATGACCGCCATAGTCGCAGGCCGTGGGCTCAACAGGATAATAGAGGGGTCGGACAAAGGCCTTCCCACCATCATAGAGAAGGGCATGAAGGTCAACACCCCCGCCCCTGAGGCCATGGAGAAGTTCAGGGCGATGGGCAAAGACTCCGCCATGTCCTTCATAAAAGAGAACTTCGGAGACAAGGGCATCGAGATAGCCGACCTCTACCTCAAGGCCATCGACGAGGCTGTGGCAGAGATAAACCCGGTCAACTAG
- a CDS encoding ornithine carbamoyltransferase — protein sequence MNSIFRGRDFITLDEWTKEEIDTLLEVSKDLKKDFAMNKPTPYLPYQTVFLMFFEQSTRTRNSMEAGITQLGGHAHFLDTSTMQVSHGEVAKDTAVILSRMGHAIACRNCFWGIGNAYLRDMAKHSAVPILNLQDDLYHPMQGLADLMTIQEKRGGNLKNLKVSIIWAYATTHKKPISVPLSQSLLFPRYGMDVTLAYPEGYDLPEWVIEKAKKYADHTGGSFKITHDQEEAYKDADVVIPKNWGSWVKNPSTDVVDAGLEANKGWKCTADRFALADRDCMYMHALPADRKNEVEDCVIDGPNSIIYDEAENRLHTAKAVMALTMGGRGR from the coding sequence ATGAACAGCATATTCCGCGGCAGAGACTTTATCACCCTGGACGAGTGGACCAAGGAGGAGATAGATACTCTTCTCGAGGTCTCCAAGGACCTCAAAAAAGACTTCGCCATGAACAAGCCCACTCCCTACCTGCCCTACCAGACGGTGTTCCTGATGTTCTTCGAGCAGTCCACCAGGACCAGGAACTCTATGGAGGCGGGCATCACCCAGCTCGGCGGTCACGCTCACTTCCTGGACACCAGCACCATGCAGGTGTCCCACGGAGAGGTCGCCAAGGACACCGCCGTCATACTCTCCAGGATGGGCCACGCCATAGCCTGTCGTAACTGCTTCTGGGGTATAGGAAACGCCTATCTCCGGGATATGGCCAAACACTCTGCCGTGCCGATCCTCAACCTCCAGGACGACCTCTATCACCCGATGCAGGGCCTGGCAGACCTTATGACCATCCAGGAGAAGAGGGGCGGAAACCTGAAAAACCTCAAAGTCTCCATCATATGGGCCTACGCCACAACCCACAAAAAGCCCATATCGGTGCCTCTGTCCCAGAGCCTCCTGTTCCCCCGATACGGCATGGACGTGACTTTGGCCTATCCCGAGGGATACGACCTTCCAGAGTGGGTCATCGAGAAGGCTAAAAAGTACGCCGACCACACCGGCGGTTCCTTCAAGATCACCCACGACCAGGAGGAGGCCTACAAGGACGCCGACGTGGTTATCCCGAAGAACTGGGGATCATGGGTCAAGAACCCCAGCACCGACGTTGTCGACGCTGGCCTCGAGGCCAACAAGGGCTGGAAGTGTACCGCCGATCGGTTCGCACTGGCGGACAGGGACTGTATGTACATGCATGCCCTTCCGGCGGACCGCAAAAACGAGGTCGAGGACTGCGTCATAGATGGCCCCAACTCCATAATCTACGACGAGGCCGAGAACAGGCTCCACACCGCCAAGGCGGTCATGGCCCTGACCATGGGCGGCAGGGGAAGATAG
- a CDS encoding threonine synthase — protein MGKATELKCSLCGKIYDPDSNIMTCDDCGIDGTMHVLYDYEEVKKQLPMESLAADPDRSLWRYLPLLPVSDMAAIPSLQVGWTPLYDSPSLAERYEVGRVMIKDDGRNPTASYKDRASAVAVAMAKELGRDVVACASTGNAASSLAGFAAVGGLSSVIFVPESAPEAKVTQLLVYGAQVYLVKGDYEQTVNLAIEAIEANGWYNRNCAINPYLVEGKKTCAIEIAEQLGWQVPDRVITSVGDGCIISSLYKGFWDLLQIGLIDRMPKITGVQAEGACPIHRAIESGAKRVTFQPADTVADSISVGAPRNWAKALNAVRSSDGTTVTVSDREILEAITELARNTGVFAEPAGVTAFAGFKRMAHDGLLDRQETVAIVVTGNGLKDIVSAKKAVGVPTVVEPNIDSFRAVRA, from the coding sequence ATGGGGAAAGCGACTGAGCTTAAATGCTCCCTTTGCGGAAAAATATACGATCCCGACTCTAACATAATGACCTGCGACGATTGCGGCATAGACGGGACGATGCATGTGTTGTACGACTACGAGGAGGTAAAAAAACAGCTTCCAATGGAATCTCTGGCCGCTGACCCGGACCGTTCTCTGTGGAGGTATCTCCCCCTTCTCCCTGTGTCCGACATGGCCGCTATACCATCTCTCCAGGTGGGGTGGACCCCCCTCTACGATAGTCCATCTTTAGCTGAGCGATATGAGGTAGGGCGGGTCATGATAAAAGACGACGGTCGAAATCCCACTGCTTCCTATAAGGACAGGGCCAGCGCTGTTGCGGTGGCCATGGCGAAAGAACTCGGTCGAGATGTGGTGGCCTGCGCCTCTACCGGCAACGCCGCCAGCTCTTTAGCGGGGTTTGCGGCGGTCGGGGGGCTGAGCAGCGTCATTTTCGTCCCCGAATCCGCCCCTGAGGCTAAGGTCACTCAGCTTCTGGTGTACGGTGCCCAGGTGTATCTGGTGAAAGGGGATTACGAGCAGACGGTAAACCTGGCCATAGAGGCCATAGAGGCCAACGGTTGGTATAACCGCAACTGCGCTATAAATCCCTATCTCGTCGAGGGCAAAAAGACCTGTGCCATAGAGATAGCGGAACAGCTTGGCTGGCAGGTTCCAGACAGGGTTATCACGTCGGTAGGCGACGGCTGTATTATCAGCAGCCTCTACAAAGGCTTCTGGGATCTTCTCCAGATCGGCCTCATAGATCGTATGCCTAAAATCACCGGTGTTCAGGCCGAGGGAGCCTGCCCGATCCACAGGGCCATAGAGTCCGGTGCTAAGAGGGTAACCTTCCAACCAGCGGACACCGTGGCGGATAGCATCTCCGTTGGAGCTCCCAGAAACTGGGCCAAGGCCCTGAACGCAGTGAGGTCCAGCGACGGGACTACTGTGACCGTATCGGACAGGGAGATACTGGAGGCAATAACCGAGTTAGCCAGGAACACCGGGGTCTTCGCTGAACCTGCGGGAGTCACCGCCTTCGCCGGATTTAAGAGAATGGCCCATGACGGTCTTTTGGATCGTCAGGAGACCGTGGCTATCGTGGTTACCGGAAATGGCCTGAAAGACATAGTCAGCGCGAAAAAAGCGGTAGGCGTTCCTACCGTCGTTGAGCCAAATATCGACTCGTTTAGAGCGGTAAGAGCTTAA
- a CDS encoding pyridoxal-phosphate dependent enzyme, with product MAYNLIDLTVHQDKLKNAIDRAREKGVVIPTFAQMKDPSKIPAEIQEKLKSVGLWDIDPLNLFRITWKNEPVKEGGLYSGVNYIEIPQSISGVKARILALVGKWFPTGAHKVGATFGCLAPRLVTGQFDPINQKAVWPSTGNYCRGGAYNAQLLGCESIAILPEGMSKERFEWLKKVAGEVIATPGSESNVKEIFDKTWELKKTRDNVVIFNQFEEMGNYLWHYQITGDAIEEMLKTAMKEDDRYFGCAFTTGSAGTIGCGDYLKKLYPSSVIAASEALQCPTLLWNGWGAHRIEGIGDKHVPWVHNVRNTDMIVDVDDNDSMAWIRLFNEPAGKEYLKKQGVSEDLVEQLDLVGISGAANIISCIKMAKYYELTEKDVLVTVLTDSMELYNSRLTEMEEEFGAYGEMDAAIDYHQHAMGLSVDYMQELSYRDRKRVHDLKYYTWIEQQGKTMEELDAQWYDADRYWGEIRDMAEKIDEKIEEFNDEVGLLK from the coding sequence ATGGCATATAACTTAATAGATCTCACTGTTCACCAGGATAAGCTGAAAAACGCGATAGACAGGGCCAGGGAAAAAGGGGTGGTCATACCCACCTTCGCCCAGATGAAGGATCCATCTAAAATTCCTGCGGAAATTCAGGAGAAGCTCAAATCCGTCGGCCTCTGGGACATCGACCCTCTAAACCTGTTCAGGATCACCTGGAAGAACGAGCCGGTCAAAGAAGGTGGTCTCTACAGCGGGGTCAACTACATAGAGATCCCCCAGTCCATCTCCGGTGTGAAGGCTCGCATCCTGGCGTTGGTGGGAAAGTGGTTTCCCACCGGAGCTCATAAGGTAGGAGCTACATTCGGCTGCCTTGCCCCAAGGCTCGTCACTGGCCAGTTCGACCCCATAAACCAGAAGGCTGTATGGCCTTCGACGGGCAACTACTGTAGAGGAGGGGCCTACAACGCCCAGCTTCTGGGATGTGAGTCCATAGCGATCCTTCCGGAGGGCATGAGCAAAGAGAGGTTCGAGTGGCTCAAGAAGGTGGCAGGGGAGGTCATAGCTACCCCAGGATCGGAGAGCAACGTCAAGGAGATCTTCGATAAGACCTGGGAGCTCAAAAAAACAAGGGACAACGTGGTCATATTCAATCAGTTCGAGGAGATGGGCAACTACCTGTGGCACTACCAGATAACCGGCGATGCCATAGAGGAGATGCTCAAAACCGCCATGAAAGAGGATGATCGCTATTTCGGATGTGCCTTCACCACCGGATCGGCAGGGACCATCGGCTGTGGCGACTACCTTAAGAAGCTATACCCCTCCAGCGTCATCGCCGCCTCCGAGGCCCTTCAATGTCCGACCCTTCTTTGGAACGGATGGGGAGCTCACAGGATAGAGGGCATCGGCGACAAGCACGTGCCTTGGGTACACAACGTCAGGAACACCGATATGATCGTAGACGTGGACGACAACGACTCTATGGCATGGATCAGGCTATTCAACGAACCGGCAGGCAAGGAATACCTCAAGAAGCAGGGGGTTTCCGAGGATCTGGTGGAGCAACTGGATCTGGTCGGTATATCCGGTGCAGCCAACATAATTTCCTGCATAAAGATGGCCAAGTACTACGAGCTCACCGAGAAGGACGTACTTGTTACAGTGCTGACCGACTCTATGGAGCTGTACAACTCCCGTCTCACCGAGATGGAGGAGGAGTTCGGTGCCTACGGAGAGATGGACGCAGCCATCGACTACCACCAGCACGCCATGGGTCTCTCGGTGGACTATATGCAGGAGCTCTCTTACAGGGACAGAAAGAGGGTACACGACCTCAAGTACTACACCTGGATCGAGCAGCAGGGCAAGACAATGGAGGAACTGGATGCCCAGTGGTACGATGCCGATCGCTACTGGGGCGAGATAAGGGATATGGCGGAGAAGATAGACGAAAAGATAGAGGAGTTCAACGATGAGGTCGGTCTTCTAAAATAG
- a CDS encoding BMP family protein codes for MNTKKAFVSLVLAACVALIGVVPGMASDKKPGDYKIVLVLPGPINDQSWNATNYAGLLACNEKLGTSMEYVENVQASDYESTFRNYAERGYDLIMAAGTQFDEAANRVASKYPDSVFCVVNGMVSNGPNVRPVLPKEYEASYLAGIIAGFTTKTGKIGMVGGFPNKLMVRLMNTYEYGVRIGKPEVSANRAYANSWSDVALGKQMATSMIDKGADVLFFYANQVGLGAIQAAKEKGVKFVGFASNQNDIAKGTVVASVYFDFAAMYTWTLEKFMDGTLAPEVNGAGVAEGIVKVAYTDQVSEEVRGYVKQAEEAISKGNVLYFASQFPESLD; via the coding sequence ATGAACACGAAGAAAGCGTTTGTATCGTTGGTATTAGCGGCATGTGTGGCTCTTATCGGTGTGGTCCCAGGTATGGCGTCGGACAAAAAGCCGGGTGACTACAAAATCGTGCTGGTGCTCCCTGGTCCCATAAACGACCAGAGCTGGAACGCCACAAACTACGCAGGGCTTCTGGCCTGCAACGAAAAGCTGGGAACATCAATGGAGTACGTCGAGAACGTGCAGGCGAGCGATTACGAGTCGACCTTCAGAAACTACGCCGAGAGAGGTTACGACCTCATAATGGCGGCGGGAACCCAGTTCGACGAGGCCGCCAACAGGGTCGCCTCCAAATACCCTGACAGCGTTTTCTGCGTGGTCAACGGGATGGTCTCCAACGGACCTAACGTCCGTCCCGTCCTTCCCAAGGAATACGAGGCCAGCTACCTGGCTGGGATAATAGCCGGGTTCACCACCAAAACCGGAAAAATAGGGATGGTCGGAGGATTCCCCAACAAGCTTATGGTCCGCCTCATGAACACCTACGAGTACGGTGTCAGGATAGGAAAACCCGAGGTCTCAGCGAACAGGGCCTACGCCAACTCCTGGAGCGACGTAGCCCTTGGCAAGCAGATGGCCACCTCCATGATAGACAAGGGAGCTGACGTTCTGTTCTTCTACGCCAACCAGGTCGGCCTGGGAGCCATACAGGCAGCCAAGGAGAAGGGAGTCAAGTTCGTCGGTTTCGCCAGCAACCAAAACGATATAGCCAAGGGCACGGTGGTGGCCAGCGTTTACTTCGACTTCGCCGCCATGTACACCTGGACCCTCGAGAAGTTCATGGACGGAACCCTTGCCCCTGAGGTCAACGGAGCGGGAGTCGCCGAGGGCATCGTCAAGGTCGCCTACACCGACCAGGTCTCCGAGGAGGTTAGAGGATACGTGAAGCAGGCTGAGGAGGCCATCTCCAAGGGCAACGTGCTTTACTTCGCCTCTCAGTTCCCTGAGTCTCTGGATTAA
- a CDS encoding TRAP transporter small permease, whose translation MTDGKKSAGQGIFSLAQRLGDGLERFLEIPVLILSVVMTVSVLAGVFFRYVLRSPLGWSEEFSRYVMIWMALLSVGLCIWRQEHVGVTMFIKKLPRLLAKLVVFASNCLIMYFLYVLVVYGFKMAERGKAQIATGLGTTMEWWLMAVPVSALVCMVMLGCKMVLDVRRKNLDEILMSEELVDAVKREEGLDF comes from the coding sequence ATGACCGACGGAAAAAAGAGCGCAGGCCAGGGGATCTTCTCCCTGGCCCAGCGCCTAGGCGACGGGCTGGAGCGTTTTTTGGAGATACCGGTTCTCATCCTATCGGTGGTTATGACCGTATCGGTGCTGGCTGGGGTGTTTTTTCGCTACGTACTGAGGTCTCCACTGGGATGGAGCGAGGAATTTTCTCGGTACGTGATGATATGGATGGCCCTGCTATCGGTGGGGCTCTGTATATGGAGGCAGGAGCACGTCGGTGTCACCATGTTCATAAAAAAGCTCCCTAGGCTTTTGGCTAAACTTGTGGTTTTCGCCTCAAACTGTCTGATAATGTACTTCCTCTACGTTCTGGTGGTCTATGGCTTCAAGATGGCCGAGAGGGGAAAGGCCCAGATCGCCACAGGATTAGGTACCACCATGGAATGGTGGCTGATGGCGGTACCGGTAAGCGCTTTGGTCTGTATGGTCATGTTGGGCTGCAAGATGGTGCTGGACGTCCGCAGAAAGAACCTCGACGAAATACTGATGTCCGAGGAGCTGGTGGACGCCGTCAAGAGAGAGGAAGGCCTCGACTTCTGA